From the genome of Bos taurus isolate L1 Dominette 01449 registration number 42190680 breed Hereford chromosome 2, ARS-UCD2.0, whole genome shotgun sequence, one region includes:
- the IRS1 gene encoding insulin receptor substrate 1, translating to MASPPETDGFSDVRKVGYLRKPKSMHKRFFVLRAASEAGGPARLEYYENEKKWRHKSSAPKRSIPLESCFNINKRADSKNKHLVALYTRDEHFAIAADSEAEQDSWYQALLQLHNRAKGHHDGAAAPGAGGGGGSCSGSSGLGEAGEDLSYGDVPPGPAFKEVWQVILKPKGLGQTKNLIGIYRLCLTSKTISFVKLNSEAAAVVLQLMNIRRCGHSENFFFIEVGRSAVTGPGEFWMQVDDSVVAQNMHETILEAMRAMSDEFRPRSKSQSSSNCSNPISVPLRRHHLNNPPPSQVGLTRRSRTESITATSPASLVGGKQGSFRVRASSDGEGTMSRPASVDGSPVSPSTNRTHAHRHRGSSRLHPPLNHSRSIPMPSSRCSPSATSPVSLSSSSTSGHGSTSDCLFPRRSSASVSGSPSDGGFISSDEYGSSPCDFRSSFRSVTPDSLGHTPPARGEEELSNYICMGGKGASTLTAPNGHYILPRGGNGHRYVPAAGLGTSPALPGEEAAGAADLDNRFRKRTHSAGTSPTISHQKTPSQSSVASIEEYTEMMPAYPPGGGSGGRVPSYRHSAFVPTHSYPEEGLEMHPLERRGGHHRPDTSSLHTDDGYMPMSPGVAPVPGSRKGSGDYMPMSPKSVSAPQQIINPIRRHPQRVDPNGYMMMSPSGSCSPDIGGGPSSGGSSSGAAPSGSSYGKLWTNGVGGHHSHALPHPKLPVESGSGKLLSCTGDYMNMSPVGDSNTSSPSDCYYGPEDPQHKPVLSYYSLPRSFKHTQRPGELEEPRHHQHLRLSSSSGRLLYTAAAEDSSSSTSSDSLGGGYCGARPEPGLPHLHHQVLQAHLPRKVDTAAQTNNRLARPTRLSLGDPKASTLPRAREQQPPPPLLLPPEPKSPGEYVNIEFGSDQPGYLSGPVASHSSPSIRCPSQLQPAPREEDTGAEEYMNMDLGPGRRATWQKSVGVQPGRVGPAPPGAASVCRPTRAVPSSCGDYMTMQMGGPRQSYVDTSPVAPISYADMRTGVVVEDASLPRATAAAPSSSSTASVSSTAPPPGTGELAARSALLGGPSAFTRVNLSPNRNQSAKVIRADPQGCRRRHSSETFSSTPSATRVGNTMPFGAGAAVGGSGGGSSSSAEDVKRHSSASFENVWLRPGELGGAPKELAQVCGAAGGLENGLNYIDLDLVKDFKQRPQECPPQPQPPPLPAPHQPLASSQSGPTSRSSEDLSAYASITFQKQPEDLQ from the coding sequence CTACCTGCGCAAACCCAAGAGCATGCACAAACGATTCTTCGTGCTGCGGGCGGCCAGCGAGGCTGGGGGCCCGGCGCGCCTCGAGTACTACGAGAACGAGAAGAAGTGGCGGCACAAGTCGAGCGCCCCCAAACGCTCGATCCCCCTGGAGAGCTGCTTCAACATCAACAAGCGGGCGGACTCCAAGAACAAGCACCTGGTGGCCCTCTACACCCGGGACGAGCACTTTGCCATCGCGGCAGACAGCGAGGCCGAGCAGGACAGCTGGTACCAGGCCCTCCTGCAGCTGCACAACCGTGCCAAGGGCCACCACGACGGGGCCGCGGCGCCTGGGGCGGGAGGCGGCGGGGGCAGCTGCAGTGGCAGCTCCGGCCTCGGGGAGGCCGGTGAGGACTTGAGCTACGGGGACGTGCCCCCAGGACCCGCCTTCAAGGAGGTCTGGCAGGTGATCCTGAAACCCAAGGGCCTGGGTCAGACAAAGAACCTGATTGGCATCTACCGCCTCTGCCTGACCAGCAAGACCATCAGCTTCGTGAAGCTGAACTCGGAGGCTGCGGCCGTGGTGCTGCAGCTGATGAACATCAGGCGCTGCGGCCACTCAGAGAACTTCTTCTTCATCGAAGTGGGCCGTTCCGCAGTGACGGGCCCCGGGGAGTTCTGGATGCAGGTGGACGACTCCGTGGTGGCCCAGAACATGCACGAGACAATCCTGGAGGCCATGCGGGCCATGAGCGATGAGTTCCGCCCTAGAAGCAAGAGCCAGTCCTCCTCCAACTGCTCCAACCCCATCAGTGTGCCCCTGCGGAGGCACCACCTCAACAACCCTCCACCCAGCCAGGTGGGGCTGACCCGCCGCTCGCGCACCGAGAGCATCACAGCCACCTCCCCGGCCAGCTTGGTGGGCGGGAAGCAGGGCTCCTTCCGCGTGCGTGCCTCCAGTGATGGCGAAGGCACCATGTCTCGCCCCGCCTCAGTGGACGGCAGTCCTGTGAGTCCTAGCACCAACAGGACCCACGCCCACCGCCATCGAGGCAGCTCCCGGCTGCACCCGCCTCTCAACCACAGCCGCTCCATCCCCATGCCTTCTTCTCGCTGCTCGCCTTCCGCCACCAGCCCCGTCAGTCTGTCGTCCAGCAGCACGAGTGGCCATGGCTCCACCTCAGACTGCCTCTTCCCGCGGCGGTCTAGTGCTTCTGTGTCTGGTTCCCCCAGTGATGGCGGCTTCATCTCCTCCGATGAGTATGGCTCCAGTCCCTGCGATTTCCGAAGTTCCTTCCGCAGCGTCACCCCAGATTCCCTGGGCCACACCCCGCCCGCCCGGGGTGAGGAGGAGCTAAGCAACTACATCTGCATGGGAGGCAAAGGGGCCTCCACCCTCACTGCCCCCAATGGTCACTACATTTTGCCCCGGGGTGGCAATGGTCACCGCTACGTGCCAGCCGCCGGCTTGGGCACGAGCCCAGCCCTGCCAGGAGAAGAAGCAGCCGGTGCGGCAGATCTGGATAATCGGTTCCGAAAACGGACTCACTCTGCGGGCACTTCGCCTACCATTTCCCACCAGAAAACCCCGTCTCAGTCCTCTGTGGCTTCCATTGAGGAATATACCGAAATGATGCCCGCTTACCCACCAGGAGGTGGCAGTGGAGGCCGAGTACCCAGCTACCGGCACTCCGCCTTCGTGCCCACCCACTCCTACCCAGAGGAGGGTCTGGAAATGCACCCCTTGGAGCGGCGTGGGGGCCACCACCGCCCAGACACCTCCAGCCTTCACACTGATGATGGCTACATGCCCATGTCCCCAGGGGTGGCCCCAGTGCCCGGCAGCCGGAAAGGCAGTGGGGACTACATGCCCATGAGCCCCAAGAGCGTGTCTGCCCCGCAGCAGATCATCAACCCCATCAGACGCCATCCCCAGAGAGTGGACCCCAACGGCTACATGATGATGTCCCCAAGCGGCAGCTGCTCTCCTGACATTGGAGGTGGGCCCAGCAGCGGTGGCAGCAGCAGCGGTGCCGCCCCTTCTGGGAGCAGCTATGGCAAGCTTTGGACAAACGGGGTAGGGGGCCACCACTCTCACGCCCTGCCACACCCCAAACTTCCGGTGGAGAGCGGTAGTGGCAAACTCTTGTCTTGTACAGGTGACTACATGAACATGTCGCCCGTCGGGGACTCCAACACCAGCAGCCCCTCCGACTGCTATTATGGCCCCGAGGACCCCCAGCACAAGCCCGTCCTCTCCTACTACTCATTGCCAAGGTCCTTTAAGCACACCCAGCGTCCTGGGGAGCTGGAGGAGCCCCGGCACCACCAGCACCTCCGCCTTTCCTCAAGTTCCGGTCGACTCCTCTACACTGCGGCCGCAGAAGATTCCTCTTCGTCCACCAGCAGCGACAGCCTGGGCGGGGGATACTGTGGGGCTCGGCCGGAGCCCGGCCTCCCGCATCTCCATCATCAGGTCCTGCAGGCCCATCTGCCTCGAAAGGTGGACACAGCTGCCCAGACCAACAACCGCCTGGCTCGGCCCACGAGGCTGTCTCTGGGGGATCCCAAGGCCAGCACCTTACCTCGGGCCCGAGAGCAGCAGCCACCGCCCCCCTTGCTGCTCCCTCCGGAGCCCAAGAGCCCAGGGGAGTATGTGAATATTGAATTTGGGAGCGATCAGCCAGGCTACTTATCGGGCCCGGTGGCGTCCCACAGCTCGCCTTCCATCAGGTGTCCGTCCCAGCTCCAGCCAGCTCCCAGAGAGGAGGATACGGGCGCAGAAGAGTATATGAACATGGACCTGGGGCCGGGCCGGAGGGCCACCTGGCAGAAGAGCGTGGGGGTCCAGCCCGGCAGGGTGGGCCCGGCGCCCCCTGGAGCTGCTAGCGTGTGCAGGCCGACTAGGGCAGTGCCCAGCAGCTGCGGCGACTACATGACCATGCAGATGGGTGGTCCCCGGCAGAGCTACGTGGACACCTCACCTGTCGCGCCCATCAGCTACGCCGACATGCGGACGGGCGTCGTTGTGGAGGATGCCAGCTTGCCCAGGGCCACCGCGGCCGCTCCCTCCTCATCTTCGAcagcctctgtttcctccactGCGCCTCCTCCGGGAACAGGGGAGCTGGCGGCCCGCTCGGCCCTCCTGGGGGGCCCGAGCGCCTTCACGCGGGTGAACCTCAGTCCCAACCGCAACCAGAGTGCCAAAGTGATCCGTGCCGACCCTCAAGGGTGCAGGAGGCGGCACAGCTCCGAGACCTTCTCCTCTACGCCCAGTGCCACCCGGGTGGGCAACACGATGCCCTTCGGAGCTGGGGCTGCCGTCGGGGGCAGcggtggcggcagcagcagcagcgccgaGGATGTCAAACGCCACAGCTCTGCTTCCTTCGAGAACGTGTGGCTGAGGCCTGGGGAGCTCGGGGGAGCCCCCAAGGAGCTGGCCCAAGTGTGCGGGGCCGCTGGGGGTTTGGAGAATGGTCTTAACTACATAGACCTGGATTTGGTCAAGGACTTCAAACAGCGCCCTCAAGAGTGCCCACCTCAACCGCAGCCTCCTCCACTCCCGGCCCCTCATCAGCCTCTGGCCAGTAGTCAGAGCGGCCCCACCAGCCGCTCCAGCGAGGATCTAAGCGCCTATGCCAGCATCACTTTCCAGAAGCAGCCAGAGGACCTCCAGTAG